The following are from one region of the Streptomyces tuirus genome:
- a CDS encoding AIM24 family protein — protein MQSPIFAYNEQQTQERWSLQNKQMLRVALEGHDDVLARKGTMVAYQGLVEFDAEFQSNQQSRARAQTGEGLDLMRCHGQGTVYLANLKQHVHVMEVDQDGLTVDSSYVLAMDSSLHHEVIAVDSLYGISGSGKYQLNITGRGKVALMTSGMPLALQVTPDKYVNCDADAIVAWSTGLRVQMQAQTHSSGVWRRRGSTGEGWELSFMGTGFALVQPSELLPPQGAQIGSGLAAQYGMGQQGARGQNQGNVWS, from the coding sequence ATGCAGAGCCCGATTTTCGCCTACAACGAGCAGCAGACCCAGGAACGCTGGAGTCTGCAGAACAAGCAGATGCTGCGCGTCGCCCTGGAGGGCCACGACGACGTCCTGGCCCGCAAGGGCACGATGGTCGCCTACCAGGGCCTCGTCGAGTTCGACGCCGAGTTCCAGAGCAACCAGCAGTCACGCGCGCGTGCGCAGACCGGGGAGGGCCTGGACCTGATGCGCTGCCACGGGCAGGGCACGGTCTACCTCGCCAACCTCAAGCAGCATGTCCACGTCATGGAGGTGGACCAGGACGGACTCACCGTCGACAGCAGCTATGTGCTGGCGATGGACTCCTCCCTGCACCACGAGGTCATCGCCGTGGACAGCCTGTACGGCATCTCCGGCTCCGGGAAGTACCAGCTCAACATCACCGGCCGGGGCAAGGTCGCCCTGATGACCTCCGGCATGCCGCTGGCGCTGCAGGTGACGCCCGACAAGTACGTCAACTGCGACGCCGACGCGATCGTCGCCTGGTCGACGGGCCTGCGGGTGCAGATGCAGGCCCAGACGCACTCCTCCGGGGTGTGGCGGCGGCGCGGCAGCACCGGCGAGGGCTGGGAGCTGAGCTTCATGGGCACCGGCTTCGCGCTCGTCCAGCCCAGCGAGCTGCTGCCGCCGCAGGGCGCCCAGATCGGCTCCGGCCTTGCCGCGCAGTACGGCATGGGCCAGCAGGGAGCGCGGGGGCAGAACCAGGGCAACGTCTGGAGCTGA
- a CDS encoding TerD family protein, whose protein sequence is MAREFQRGHKARISDLTAGTDLYVGVQIAGPGLSFDISCFGLDADERLSDDRYFVFFNQPKSPEESIQLLGAQAGDTESFRVTLDRIPSQIQKLSFTATIDGAGQMSQIASGYIRIVAGGEEVARYSFSGSEFSTERAVMLGDFYLKDVWRFAAVGQGFDGGLDALLKNFGGEVAEEETPAPAPAPQQPQAGAAPGFAPPAFGVPATAEPAPAPAAPPAPAPQPAAQGFAPPSGATPPPAPAPAPQVHAAPTIVAPLHTPPGGSQVPPPAPAPAPYGQPGQQPPQYGQVPGQTAPPPPGYGQPQAPHAPQAPHAPAPPPGYGQPTPPPGYGQQQPPYGQAPYGTPQGVPQGAPQGAPQGPGVSGALQQFKETPTGQRWTQQNKKLVRVDLGIGGQPVLARQGSMVLYQGKVDFSYKGAGFAGRIVGNTTGQEMQLMRCTGQGQVFLAENSTMLHPLELQGDAVCVSAENVLAFDESLTYEVRRIEGHGIPGGALFTMQFQGTGTIVVKTHGTPVVLPVTPTTFADCNAVVAWSAAAQVVVSSQVRMRRNAYPGDTGESVNLQFRGAPGNFIVVQPYEV, encoded by the coding sequence ATGGCCAGGGAATTCCAACGCGGCCACAAGGCCAGGATCAGTGACCTCACCGCGGGCACGGATCTGTACGTAGGTGTACAGATCGCCGGCCCCGGACTGAGCTTCGACATCAGCTGCTTCGGCCTCGACGCCGATGAACGGCTCTCGGACGACCGGTACTTCGTCTTTTTCAACCAGCCGAAGTCCCCCGAGGAGTCCATTCAGCTCCTGGGCGCCCAGGCGGGCGACACGGAGTCCTTCCGCGTGACGCTCGACCGGATCCCGTCGCAGATCCAGAAGCTGTCCTTCACCGCGACGATCGACGGCGCCGGCCAGATGTCGCAGATCGCCTCCGGCTATATCCGCATCGTCGCGGGTGGCGAGGAGGTGGCGCGCTACTCGTTCAGCGGCTCGGAGTTCTCCACCGAACGGGCCGTGATGCTGGGCGACTTCTACCTGAAGGACGTCTGGCGGTTCGCCGCGGTCGGGCAGGGCTTCGACGGCGGCCTGGACGCGCTGCTGAAGAACTTCGGCGGCGAGGTGGCCGAGGAGGAGACGCCCGCTCCCGCGCCTGCGCCGCAGCAGCCGCAGGCGGGCGCCGCCCCGGGCTTCGCCCCGCCCGCGTTCGGCGTCCCGGCCACTGCGGAACCCGCCCCGGCACCGGCGGCGCCTCCCGCACCCGCGCCCCAGCCGGCCGCCCAGGGCTTCGCGCCCCCGTCCGGCGCCACCCCGCCTCCGGCCCCGGCGCCCGCACCCCAGGTGCACGCCGCCCCGACCATCGTCGCGCCCTTGCACACCCCGCCGGGTGGCTCGCAGGTGCCGCCTCCGGCCCCGGCGCCCGCGCCGTACGGCCAGCCGGGCCAGCAGCCGCCGCAGTACGGCCAGGTCCCCGGTCAGACGGCCCCGCCGCCTCCGGGCTACGGCCAGCCCCAGGCACCTCACGCGCCTCAGGCGCCCCACGCCCCGGCCCCGCCGCCCGGCTACGGACAGCCCACCCCGCCCCCCGGCTACGGACAGCAGCAGCCGCCGTACGGGCAGGCCCCCTACGGAACCCCTCAGGGAGTCCCGCAGGGCGCCCCTCAAGGCGCTCCCCAGGGCCCCGGTGTGTCCGGCGCGCTCCAGCAGTTCAAGGAGACCCCCACCGGGCAGCGCTGGACGCAGCAGAACAAGAAGCTCGTCCGCGTCGACCTCGGCATCGGCGGACAGCCCGTGCTGGCCCGGCAGGGCAGCATGGTGCTCTACCAGGGCAAGGTCGACTTCAGCTACAAGGGCGCCGGGTTCGCCGGGCGGATCGTGGGCAACACGACCGGCCAGGAGATGCAGCTGATGCGCTGCACGGGCCAGGGACAGGTGTTCCTCGCCGAGAACTCGACCATGCTGCACCCCCTCGAGCTGCAGGGCGACGCCGTCTGCGTCTCCGCCGAGAACGTCCTCGCGTTCGACGAGAGCCTCACCTATGAGGTCCGCCGCATCGAGGGCCACGGCATCCCCGGCGGCGCACTGTTCACCATGCAGTTCCAGGGCACCGGCACCATCGTCGTGAAGACGCACGGCACTCCCGTGGTGCTGCCCGTCACGCCCACCACGTTCGCCGACTGCAACGCCGTCGTCGCCTGGTCGGCCGCCGCCCAGGTCGTCGTCTCCAGCCAGGTGCGGATGCGCCGCAACGCCTACCCCGGCGACACGGGGGAGAGCGTGAACCTCCAGTTCCGGGGAGCGCCCGGCAACTTCATCGTCGTCCAGCCGTACGAGGTCTGA
- a CDS encoding ABC1 kinase family protein, with protein sequence MSDLPRKAVTRTAKLAALPLGIAGRATWGFGKRIVGESAELVGRELQQRTAEQLFKVLGELKGGAMKFGQALSVFESALPEEVAGPYRAALTKLQEAAPPMPTRTVHAVLEERLGEGWNELFLEFEDKPAAAASIGQVHRAVWHDGREVAVKVQYPGAGEALLSDLNQLSRFSRLLGPLIPGMDIKPLITELKDRVSEELDYGLEAQAQQAHAAEFTDDPDVVVPQVVHQSDQVLVTEWMDGIPLSEIISDGTQEQRDRAGQLLARFLFSGPARTGLLHADPHPGNFRLLPGGPEGEDDWRLGVLDFGTVDRLPGGLPATIGESLRMTLDGEAEAVYELLRVEGFVKETIELDPDAVMDYLLPIIEPAQVEEFTFTRGWMRSQAGRVADIRSPAYQLGKQLNLPPSYLLIHRVTLSTIGVLCQLGATVRLREELEEWLPGFVPEDPADGEEAVAEA encoded by the coding sequence ATGTCTGATCTTCCCCGGAAGGCGGTTACCCGGACCGCCAAGCTCGCCGCGCTCCCGCTCGGCATCGCCGGGCGGGCGACCTGGGGATTCGGCAAGCGGATCGTCGGCGAATCCGCCGAGCTCGTCGGCCGCGAGCTCCAACAGCGCACGGCTGAGCAGCTGTTCAAGGTGCTCGGCGAGCTCAAGGGCGGGGCCATGAAGTTCGGCCAGGCCCTGTCCGTCTTCGAGTCCGCGCTGCCCGAGGAGGTGGCCGGCCCCTACCGGGCCGCGCTGACCAAGCTCCAGGAAGCCGCGCCGCCCATGCCGACCCGCACGGTGCACGCGGTGCTGGAGGAGCGGCTCGGCGAGGGCTGGAACGAGCTGTTCCTGGAGTTCGAGGACAAGCCCGCAGCGGCGGCATCGATCGGCCAGGTCCACCGGGCGGTGTGGCACGACGGCCGCGAGGTCGCGGTCAAGGTGCAGTACCCGGGCGCCGGTGAAGCCCTGCTGTCGGACCTGAACCAGCTGAGCCGCTTCTCGCGGCTGCTCGGTCCGCTGATCCCCGGCATGGACATCAAGCCGCTGATCACGGAGCTGAAGGACCGCGTCTCCGAAGAGCTGGACTACGGTCTGGAGGCCCAGGCCCAGCAGGCCCACGCGGCGGAGTTCACGGACGACCCGGACGTGGTCGTGCCCCAGGTGGTCCACCAGTCCGACCAGGTCCTGGTCACCGAGTGGATGGACGGCATCCCGCTGTCGGAGATCATCTCGGACGGCACCCAGGAGCAGCGCGACCGTGCCGGTCAGCTCCTGGCCCGCTTCCTTTTCTCCGGCCCCGCCCGCACGGGCCTGCTGCACGCCGACCCCCACCCGGGCAACTTCCGGCTCCTGCCCGGCGGCCCGGAAGGTGAGGACGACTGGCGCCTCGGGGTCCTGGACTTCGGCACGGTCGACCGGCTCCCGGGTGGCCTGCCGGCCACCATCGGCGAGTCTCTGCGGATGACCCTCGACGGGGAGGCCGAGGCGGTCTACGAGTTGCTGCGCGTGGAAGGGTTCGTCAAGGAGACGATAGAGCTGGACCCGGACGCGGTCATGGACTACCTGCTACCGATCATCGAGCCGGCCCAGGTCGAGGAGTTCACCTTCACCCGGGGCTGGATGCGCAGCCAGGCCGGCCGTGTCGCCGACATCCGCTCCCCCGCCTACCAGCTCGGCAAGCAGCTCAACCTGCCCCCGTCCTATCTGCTGATCCACCGGGTGACGCTGAGCACGATCGGCGTGCTGTGCCAGCTCGGAGCGACAGTGCGGCTGCGTGAGGAGCTGGAGGAGTGGCTGCCGGGGTTCGTCCCGGAGGACCCGGCGGACGGCGAGGAAGCCGTGGCGGAGGCGTGA
- a CDS encoding AIM24 family protein yields the protein MTQQLAGHAPAPVTARMENHGNHMLKVAMQTGNDLLARVGSMVAYEGFVQYEPNPPAVRQIAKDWMTGEGAPLMKCSGDGLLYLADYGANVVVINLNGDGISVNATNLLAFDAHLTWGVERVKGLAKFAGQGLWNTKISGQGWVALTSRGKPIVVDCGGGEDETYVDPDALVAWSPNLKVKGKRSFRAQSLIGRGSGEAYQMAFSGQGIVVVQPSEDSTDRLRVRG from the coding sequence ATGACACAGCAACTCGCGGGCCACGCCCCCGCACCCGTCACCGCCCGCATGGAGAACCACGGCAACCACATGCTGAAGGTCGCCATGCAGACCGGCAACGACCTCCTCGCGCGCGTGGGGTCGATGGTCGCCTACGAAGGGTTCGTCCAGTACGAGCCCAACCCGCCGGCCGTGCGCCAGATCGCCAAGGACTGGATGACCGGCGAGGGCGCGCCCCTGATGAAGTGCTCCGGCGACGGTCTGCTCTACCTCGCCGACTACGGGGCGAACGTCGTCGTGATCAACCTCAACGGCGACGGCATCTCCGTCAACGCCACCAACCTGCTCGCCTTCGACGCCCACCTCACCTGGGGCGTGGAGCGGGTCAAGGGCCTGGCGAAGTTCGCCGGGCAGGGCCTGTGGAACACCAAGATCTCCGGGCAGGGCTGGGTCGCGCTGACCTCCCGGGGCAAGCCCATCGTCGTCGACTGCGGGGGCGGCGAGGACGAGACCTACGTAGACCCCGACGCGCTCGTCGCCTGGTCCCCGAACCTCAAGGTGAAGGGCAAGCGCAGTTTCCGGGCCCAGTCGCTGATCGGCCGCGGCAGCGGCGAGGCCTACCAGATGGCCTTCTCCGGTCAGGGCATCGTCGTCGTCCAGCCCAGCGAGGACAGCACCGACCGCCTCCGGGTCCGGGGCTGA
- a CDS encoding NUDIX hydrolase: MSLYDDAVLVLKGYEDQAELRQAYLDHLAAHPDGLWKACHAGHITASALVIDPEGGRVLLTLHRKLRMWLQMGGHCEPGDASLADAALREATEESGVPGLSLLPGGPVRLDRHPIPPPCHCHFDVQYAVVAPPDAAHAISDESLDVRWFGYDEVAEVADDSVVRLLAATRARITK; the protein is encoded by the coding sequence GTGAGCCTGTACGACGACGCGGTCCTCGTACTGAAGGGGTACGAGGACCAGGCAGAGCTGCGCCAGGCCTACCTGGACCACCTGGCGGCACACCCGGACGGCCTGTGGAAGGCCTGCCACGCGGGTCACATCACGGCGAGCGCCCTGGTGATCGACCCCGAGGGCGGCCGGGTATTGCTGACTCTGCACAGGAAGCTGCGGATGTGGCTGCAGATGGGCGGCCACTGCGAGCCCGGCGACGCCTCCCTGGCGGACGCGGCCCTGCGTGAGGCGACGGAGGAGTCCGGCGTCCCGGGTCTCTCCCTGCTGCCCGGCGGCCCGGTGCGCCTGGACCGGCATCCGATCCCGCCGCCCTGCCACTGCCACTTCGACGTCCAGTACGCCGTCGTGGCACCCCCGGACGCGGCGCACGCGATCAGCGACGAGTCACTGGACGTGCGCTGGTTCGGGTACGACGAGGTGGCCGAGGTGGCGGACGATTCGGTCGTGCGGCTGCTGGCGGCGACCCGCGCGAGGATCACGAAGTGA
- a CDS encoding M48 metallopeptidase family protein: protein MPADPLHRAGTPHRSKTSQPPSGSGASAIEVRRSARRRRTVSAYREGDRTVVLIPARMSEAEEQRWVNVMLDKLAAQESKRTLGDAELAERARRLSDLYFDGRARPASVRWVTNQNTRWGSCTPAEGSIRLSHRLQGMPEYVVDYVLVHELAHLLVHGHGPRFWELLKAYPRTERARGYLEGVVAAERLPHVPGARGESPAR from the coding sequence GTGCCCGCCGACCCACTGCACCGCGCCGGAACGCCACACCGCAGCAAGACGAGCCAGCCGCCGAGCGGCTCGGGGGCGAGCGCGATCGAGGTCCGCAGGAGCGCCCGCCGACGCAGAACGGTCTCCGCGTACCGCGAGGGCGATCGCACCGTGGTCCTCATCCCCGCCCGCATGTCCGAGGCGGAGGAGCAACGCTGGGTGAACGTCATGCTCGACAAGCTGGCCGCCCAGGAGAGCAAGCGGACCCTCGGTGACGCCGAGCTGGCCGAGCGGGCCCGGCGTCTGTCGGACCTGTACTTCGACGGCCGGGCCCGGCCCGCGTCGGTGCGCTGGGTGACCAACCAGAACACGCGCTGGGGATCCTGCACCCCCGCTGAGGGCAGCATCCGCCTCTCCCACCGCCTCCAGGGCATGCCCGAGTACGTCGTCGACTACGTCCTCGTCCACGAACTCGCCCATCTGCTCGTCCACGGCCACGGGCCACGCTTCTGGGAACTCCTCAAGGCTTATCCGCGCACGGAGCGGGCCCGCGGATACCTCGAAGGCGTGGTCGCCGCCGAGCGGTTGCCCCACGTACCCGGCGCGCGGGGTGAGAGCCCCGCGAGGTGA
- a CDS encoding ThiF family adenylyltransferase, which translates to MHPMVKPALRRGWRDLNTVQFGMTPAHAMTVGPMDLATGSFLDLLNGTRGLELLREEGRRMDLPDGHVDGLVRGLARAGLLDDAHGGGPVADALRKKKEVLDRLRPDLASLSLTTSAPGEAIGQLAARRSQRVQVRGAGRVGAVLASLLAGAGVGEVDVLDGGRVERWDVAPGGLPAESVGDRRDESARRAVRRAAPDRPRRRATARRSPEAGDPGFSLVIIAPRDDVAVHAPDPAAAEPLLASGTPHLYAGVVEGTGVVGPLVLPGETSCAGCLQEGRADRDPAWPRLVAQWRSGRQRQVRPCDLALATTVAGLAAAHALAFLDGRVPSSAGSRWEVSVPGLHWRARSIRAHPECPCAAVERGKGEHLSEDGESHETMAVQRPSEQCREAEAERPAGTWRAHV; encoded by the coding sequence ATGCATCCGATGGTGAAACCCGCGCTCAGGCGCGGCTGGCGCGACCTCAACACCGTGCAGTTCGGGATGACACCGGCGCATGCGATGACTGTGGGCCCGATGGACCTGGCGACGGGCAGCTTCCTCGACCTGCTGAACGGCACGCGGGGGCTGGAGCTCCTGCGCGAGGAGGGACGCCGCATGGACCTGCCCGACGGTCATGTCGACGGGTTGGTGCGGGGGCTCGCCCGGGCCGGGCTGCTGGACGACGCCCACGGCGGCGGGCCGGTGGCCGACGCCCTGCGGAAGAAGAAGGAGGTCCTCGACCGGCTGCGCCCCGACCTGGCCTCCCTGTCCCTGACGACCTCGGCCCCCGGGGAGGCGATCGGGCAGCTGGCGGCCCGGCGCTCGCAGCGCGTGCAGGTGCGGGGCGCGGGCCGGGTGGGTGCCGTGCTGGCCTCGCTCCTGGCCGGGGCCGGCGTGGGCGAGGTGGACGTGCTCGACGGTGGCCGTGTGGAGCGGTGGGACGTCGCGCCGGGCGGGCTTCCCGCGGAGTCCGTCGGCGACCGCAGGGACGAGTCGGCCCGCCGTGCCGTGCGCCGGGCGGCCCCGGACCGGCCGCGGCGCCGCGCGACGGCCCGAAGATCCCCGGAGGCGGGGGACCCGGGATTCTCGCTGGTGATCATCGCCCCGCGGGACGATGTCGCCGTGCACGCGCCCGACCCGGCCGCCGCCGAGCCGCTGCTGGCTTCCGGGACACCCCATCTGTACGCCGGTGTCGTGGAGGGCACCGGCGTGGTCGGCCCCCTCGTGCTGCCCGGGGAGACGAGCTGCGCGGGGTGTCTGCAGGAGGGCCGCGCCGACCGGGATCCGGCCTGGCCCCGGCTGGTCGCCCAGTGGCGCTCCGGCAGGCAGCGGCAGGTCCGGCCCTGCGACCTGGCGCTGGCCACGACCGTGGCCGGCCTGGCGGCAGCACACGCGCTCGCTTTCCTGGACGGCCGGGTCCCCTCCAGTGCCGGGTCACGCTGGGAGGTCTCCGTCCCCGGTCTCCACTGGCGTGCTCGGTCGATCCGGGCACATCCGGAATGCCCCTGCGCGGCGGTGGAGAGAGGAAAAGGGGAGCACCTCTCGGAGGACGGGGAGTCGCACGAGACAATGGCGGTGCAACGGCCGTCGGAGCAGTGCCGTGAGGCAGAGGCGGAGCGGCCGGCTGGGACTTGGAGGGCGCATGTCTGA